The Prochlorococcus marinus XMU1408 region GTTTTTTAGTTAAAGATTAATTTACAAAAGATGTCTAAGTAATTGTGGAGTCTTCAAAAAATTGGGTTGTATTTATTCAGCCCTCTACTTTAAAACTAGCACCCTTTATTGAGACTCTTTTAGAGCCTGTAATTTGTAAAGAAACGGCAAAAAGAATTGAATTGGGACTGCATGAAGCTCTTGTGAACGCAGTGGTACATGGAAACTTATCAAATCCTAAAAAAAATATTCGAGTTAGAAGAATACT contains the following coding sequences:
- a CDS encoding ATP-binding protein; the protein is MESSKNWVVFIQPSTLKLAPFIETLLEPVICKETAKRIELGLHEALVNAVVHGNLSNPKKNIRVRRILTPNWFVWQIQDEGIGIVEKKRISSLPLEIDANSGRGIYLIHKCFDDVRWSRKGNRLQLSLRK